A single region of the Sphingomonas sp. LY29 genome encodes:
- the ctrA gene encoding response regulator transcription factor CtrA, whose product MRVLLIEDEATIAKSIELMLGTEGFNVYTTDLGEEGLDLGKLYDYDIILLDLNLPDMHGYDVLKKLRTAKVGTPVLILSGVGEMDSKVRALGFGADDYVTKPFHRDELIARIHAIVRRSKGHSQSVIRTGKLAVNLDAKTVEVDGSRVHLTGKEYAMLELLSLRKGTTLTKEMFLNHLYGGMDEPELKIIDVFICKLRKKLSLACGGDNYIETVWGRGYVLRDAEGDVVTPEAAVA is encoded by the coding sequence ATGCGGGTACTGCTGATCGAAGACGAGGCGACGATCGCCAAGAGCATCGAACTGATGCTTGGGACCGAAGGGTTCAACGTCTACACCACCGACTTGGGCGAAGAGGGCTTGGACCTCGGCAAGCTCTACGATTACGATATCATCCTGCTCGATCTCAACCTGCCCGACATGCATGGTTACGACGTGCTGAAGAAGCTTCGCACCGCGAAGGTCGGGACGCCGGTTCTGATCCTTTCGGGTGTCGGCGAAATGGACAGCAAGGTCCGCGCGCTCGGCTTTGGCGCCGACGATTATGTGACCAAGCCATTCCATCGCGACGAGCTGATTGCGCGCATCCACGCCATCGTCCGCCGCTCGAAGGGCCACAGCCAGTCGGTCATCCGCACCGGCAAGCTCGCCGTGAACCTCGACGCCAAGACGGTCGAAGTCGACGGCAGCCGCGTCCACCTGACCGGCAAGGAATATGCGATGCTGGAGCTGCTTTCGCTCCGCAAAGGCACCACGCTCACCAAGGAAATGTTCCTCAACCATCTCTACGGCGGCATGGACGAGCCCGAGCTCAAGATCATCGACGTCTTCATCTGCAAGCTGCGCAAGAAGCTGAGCCTGGCGTGCGGCGGCGACAATTACATCGAAACCGTCTGGGGCCGCGGCTATGTGCTGCGCGATGCCGAAGGCGACGTGGTGACGCCCGAGGCGGCGGTCGCCTGA
- a CDS encoding pyruvate dehydrogenase complex dihydrolipoamide acetyltransferase → MPIELKMPALSPTMEEGTLAKWLVKEGDAVSSGDILAEIETDKATMEFEAVDEGTISKILVAEGSDGVKVGTPIAILSAEGESADAAPAPVAKQEESAPKAEAPAPAPPAKGGGETPAAPAAAAAATPAPAKQSGDRIKASPLARRLAEAQGIDLAGITGTGPGGRIVRADLGEGAGGTAAAPRASEPTLVASSAPAAPAKPFETDIPHEAVKLSNMRKTIARRLTESKQQVPHIYLTVDIQLDALLKLRVELNAGLKARGVKLSVNDMLIKALALSLIEVPECNVSFAGDTLIKYSRADISVAVSIEGGLITPIVANADAKAISAISKEMTDLAGRAKEGKLQPEEYQGGTASLSNMGMFGIKQFEAVINPPQGMIMAIGAGEKRPYVIDDSLQIATIMSATGSFDHRAIDGADGAKLMKAFKALVENPLGLVA, encoded by the coding sequence ATGCCGATCGAACTGAAAATGCCCGCTTTGTCGCCGACCATGGAGGAAGGCACCCTTGCCAAATGGCTGGTCAAGGAGGGCGACGCCGTCTCCTCGGGCGATATCCTAGCAGAAATCGAGACCGACAAGGCGACGATGGAGTTCGAAGCGGTCGACGAAGGCACGATCTCGAAAATCCTGGTCGCCGAAGGCAGCGACGGGGTGAAGGTCGGGACCCCGATCGCCATTCTGTCGGCGGAAGGCGAGAGCGCCGACGCCGCGCCGGCACCCGTCGCCAAGCAGGAAGAGTCGGCGCCCAAGGCCGAAGCGCCCGCGCCCGCTCCGCCGGCGAAGGGTGGCGGTGAAACGCCCGCCGCCCCGGCAGCCGCTGCGGCCGCGACGCCTGCCCCGGCGAAGCAGTCGGGCGATCGGATCAAGGCCTCGCCGCTCGCGCGCCGTCTTGCCGAGGCACAGGGAATCGACCTTGCCGGCATCACCGGCACTGGACCTGGCGGCCGTATCGTTCGTGCCGATCTTGGCGAAGGCGCAGGCGGCACGGCTGCGGCGCCGCGCGCTTCCGAACCGACTCTGGTGGCATCGTCTGCCCCGGCCGCTCCGGCGAAGCCGTTCGAAACCGACATCCCGCATGAAGCGGTCAAGCTCAGCAACATGCGCAAGACGATCGCGCGCCGCCTGACCGAATCGAAGCAGCAGGTCCCGCACATCTATCTAACCGTCGACATCCAGCTCGACGCGCTGCTCAAGCTTCGCGTCGAGCTTAACGCGGGCCTGAAGGCGCGCGGGGTCAAGCTGTCGGTCAACGACATGCTGATCAAGGCGCTTGCTCTCAGCCTGATCGAAGTGCCCGAATGCAACGTCAGCTTCGCGGGCGACACACTGATCAAGTACAGCCGCGCCGACATTTCGGTTGCGGTCAGCATCGAGGGCGGGCTGATCACCCCGATCGTCGCCAACGCCGATGCCAAGGCGATCAGCGCGATCAGCAAGGAAATGACTGACCTCGCGGGCCGCGCGAAGGAGGGTAAGCTGCAGCCCGAGGAATATCAGGGTGGCACTGCAAGCCTGTCCAACATGGGCATGTTCGGGATCAAGCAGTTCGAAGCCGTCATCAACCCGCCGCAAGGCATGATCATGGCGATCGGCGCGGGCGAGAAGCGTCCCTACGTCATCGACGACAGCTTGCAGATCGCAACCATCATGAGTGCTACCGGCAGCTTCGACCACCGCGCCATCGACGGCGCCGACGGGGCCAAGCTGATGAAGGCGTTCAAGGCGCTGGTGGAGAACCCGCTCGGGCTGGTGGCGTAA
- a CDS encoding RluA family pseudouridine synthase, with translation MHLEDRIIFIDGDNIVIDKPAGLPVDAPRLGGDCIEFRIQELMLGFKRPPTPMHRLDQDTSGCLLFARNPRARAESQAAFESGAVEKYYLAVLGAEIEGDEGTIDLPLAKTSSAEAGWRMIGDPDGKLGGKSAKTRWRKLGVRDGKTMVEFRPLTGRTHQIRAHAREGLGVGIVGDRVYGYPGGEMLLHASRLVVPRGAKPTIDVTAPLPDRFGEWTDAARDS, from the coding sequence ATGCATCTCGAAGACCGCATCATATTCATCGACGGCGACAACATCGTCATCGACAAGCCCGCCGGGCTTCCCGTCGACGCGCCGCGGCTCGGCGGCGATTGCATCGAATTTCGGATTCAGGAACTGATGTTAGGCTTCAAGCGCCCGCCGACGCCGATGCACCGGCTGGACCAAGACACGTCGGGTTGCCTGTTGTTCGCGCGCAACCCGCGCGCCCGCGCCGAAAGCCAGGCTGCGTTCGAAAGCGGCGCGGTGGAAAAATACTACCTTGCGGTCCTCGGCGCCGAGATCGAGGGCGACGAAGGCACGATCGACCTGCCACTGGCCAAGACGAGCAGCGCGGAAGCCGGCTGGCGGATGATCGGCGATCCCGACGGCAAGCTGGGCGGCAAGTCCGCCAAGACCCGCTGGCGAAAGTTGGGCGTGCGCGACGGCAAGACGATGGTCGAGTTTCGCCCGCTGACCGGCCGCACGCACCAGATCCGCGCGCATGCCCGCGAAGGCCTAGGCGTCGGCATCGTCGGTGACCGTGTCTACGGCTATCCGGGCGGCGAGATGCTGCTTCACGCGTCGCGGCTGGTCGTTCCGCGCGGTGCCAAGCCGACGATCGACGTGACCGCGCCGCTGCCCGACCGCTTCGGGGAATGGACCGATGCCGCGCGAGATTCCTGA
- the lpdA gene encoding dihydrolipoyl dehydrogenase, which produces MATSYDLIVLGSGPGGYVAAIRASQLGLKTAIVERAELGGICLNWGCIPTKALLRSAEVFHQMQNAKAYGLAASGVSADLAAVVARSRGVAKQLNQGVTHLMKKNKITVHAGIGVLTAPGKLTVTGGDGKKEDLSAKHIIVATGARARDLPFAKADGERIWTYRHAMTPKEMPTDLLVIGSGAIGIEFASFYNDMGAKVTVVEMLDRIVPVEDEEISAALEKSLTKQGMTILTGAGVEAIKADAKGIAATIKTKDGKSGEQRFSHVIVAVGIVPNTENIGLEKLGVTMARGFIQIDDMCRTNVPGISAIGDVAPGPWLAHKASHEGIIAVEAIAQALGNRDVHPHAMDKRNIPGCTYCHPQIASVGLTEAKAKEAGYTVKVGKFPAIGNGKAIALGEVEGFVKTVFDAKTGELLGAHMIGAEVTELIQGYTIGKTAELVESDFANTVFAHPTLSEMMHESVLAAEGRVIHI; this is translated from the coding sequence GTGGCCACTTCCTACGACCTCATCGTCCTTGGCTCGGGACCCGGCGGTTACGTCGCTGCGATCCGCGCCAGCCAGCTTGGCCTGAAGACCGCGATCGTCGAGCGCGCCGAACTGGGCGGCATCTGCCTCAACTGGGGCTGCATTCCGACCAAGGCGCTGCTGCGATCGGCCGAGGTGTTCCACCAGATGCAGAATGCCAAAGCCTACGGACTTGCCGCCAGCGGCGTATCGGCGGACCTCGCCGCGGTGGTGGCGCGCAGCCGCGGGGTGGCGAAGCAGCTCAACCAGGGCGTCACGCACCTGATGAAGAAGAACAAGATCACGGTGCATGCGGGCATCGGCGTGCTGACCGCACCGGGCAAGCTGACCGTGACCGGCGGCGACGGGAAGAAAGAGGACCTTAGCGCCAAGCACATCATCGTCGCCACCGGGGCACGGGCGCGCGACCTGCCGTTCGCCAAGGCCGACGGCGAACGCATCTGGACCTATCGCCACGCGATGACGCCGAAGGAAATGCCGACCGACCTGCTGGTGATCGGGTCGGGGGCGATCGGGATCGAGTTCGCGTCCTTCTACAACGACATGGGCGCCAAGGTGACCGTGGTCGAGATGCTCGACCGCATCGTGCCGGTCGAGGACGAGGAAATCAGCGCCGCCCTCGAAAAGTCGCTGACGAAGCAAGGCATGACGATCCTCACCGGCGCTGGTGTCGAGGCGATCAAGGCCGACGCCAAGGGCATCGCCGCGACGATCAAGACCAAGGACGGCAAGAGCGGCGAGCAGCGCTTCAGCCATGTCATCGTCGCGGTGGGCATTGTGCCGAACACCGAGAATATCGGGCTTGAGAAGCTCGGCGTGACGATGGCTCGCGGCTTCATCCAGATCGACGACATGTGCCGCACCAACGTGCCGGGCATCTCCGCGATTGGCGACGTCGCGCCGGGTCCGTGGCTGGCGCACAAGGCAAGCCATGAGGGCATCATCGCGGTCGAGGCAATCGCGCAGGCACTTGGCAACAGGGACGTGCACCCGCACGCGATGGACAAGCGCAACATCCCCGGCTGCACCTACTGCCATCCGCAGATCGCCAGCGTCGGCCTGACCGAAGCGAAGGCCAAGGAAGCGGGCTATACCGTCAAGGTCGGCAAGTTCCCGGCGATCGGCAACGGCAAGGCGATCGCGCTGGGGGAGGTCGAGGGCTTCGTGAAGACCGTGTTCGACGCGAAAACCGGCGAACTGCTCGGCGCGCACATGATCGGCGCCGAAGTGACCGAACTGATCCAGGGCTATACGATCGGCAAGACAGCCGAGCTGGTCGAGAGCGATTTCGCCAACACCGTCTTCGCTCATCCGACGTTGAGCGAAATGATGCATGAGAGCGTCCTCGCCGCCGAAGGGCGCGTGATCCACATATAG
- a CDS encoding amidohydrolase, producing MQRTALTLAALLSTAATPALADTLIDNAKGVQVDASGKLQRFTGLLIGDDGKVVRLLAEGEARPNATTRIDAGYRALLPGLVDAHGHVMGLGTAALQLDLTGTKSIAELQQRLREYAAANPGKGWIRGRGWNQELWSDARFPTAADLDAAVDNRPVWLERVDGHASVGNSAALKAAGITAATKAPSGGRIENGLFVDAATALVDRKIPGASTADRDAALAKAQELLLSVGVTAAADMGTTVDDWRTMQRAGQRGALKVRVMSYASDLDALASAAGKKPTAWLHDGHLRMAGIKIYADGALGSRGAWLKAPYHDMPNTRGLSLIQDAQLRDRAGKAAAGGFQVAIHAIGDAANQQVITAFEGMSARYTGDRRWRIEHAQVLDPKDLPRLAKSGIIASMQPTHQTSDRTMAEARLGPQRLDGAYAWQTIARTGARLAFGSDFPVEAPNPFPGLAAAISRQDPSGQPAGGWRPQDKVSVEQALSGFTRDAAYAGFAEDKFGALEPGRYADFILVDRDITTAAPTNVAAAKVLETWVGGKKVWASAGATPAR from the coding sequence ATGCAACGCACCGCCCTCACCCTCGCCGCCCTCCTGTCCACCGCCGCAACGCCGGCACTCGCCGACACGCTGATCGACAATGCCAAAGGCGTTCAAGTCGATGCCTCGGGGAAGCTTCAGCGCTTCACCGGCCTGTTGATCGGCGACGACGGCAAGGTGGTGCGCCTGCTGGCCGAAGGCGAGGCGCGGCCGAATGCTACGACGCGGATTGACGCGGGCTACCGCGCCCTGCTGCCGGGGCTGGTTGACGCGCACGGCCACGTCATGGGCCTCGGCACCGCGGCGCTTCAACTCGATCTGACGGGGACCAAGTCGATCGCCGAACTGCAGCAGCGGCTGCGCGAATATGCGGCGGCCAATCCCGGCAAGGGCTGGATCCGCGGGCGCGGCTGGAACCAGGAACTGTGGAGCGACGCGCGCTTCCCGACTGCCGCCGACCTCGACGCAGCGGTCGACAATCGTCCAGTGTGGCTGGAGCGAGTCGACGGACACGCCTCGGTCGGCAACTCGGCCGCGCTGAAGGCCGCGGGCATTACTGCCGCGACCAAGGCACCATCAGGCGGCAGGATCGAAAACGGCCTGTTCGTCGACGCCGCGACCGCCTTGGTCGACCGCAAGATTCCTGGCGCGAGCACTGCCGACCGCGATGCGGCGCTGGCCAAAGCGCAGGAGCTTCTGCTGTCGGTCGGAGTCACGGCCGCGGCGGACATGGGCACCACCGTCGACGATTGGCGGACGATGCAGCGCGCAGGACAGCGCGGCGCGCTCAAGGTGCGTGTGATGAGTTATGCCTCGGATCTCGATGCGCTTGCCAGCGCGGCGGGCAAAAAGCCGACCGCCTGGCTCCATGACGGGCATTTGCGGATGGCGGGAATCAAGATCTACGCCGATGGCGCGCTCGGCTCGCGTGGCGCGTGGCTGAAGGCGCCCTACCATGACATGCCCAATACGCGCGGGCTTAGCCTCATCCAGGATGCCCAGCTTCGCGATCGTGCCGGCAAGGCCGCCGCGGGCGGATTTCAGGTTGCGATCCACGCCATCGGCGACGCCGCCAATCAGCAGGTCATCACGGCCTTCGAAGGCATGAGCGCCCGTTACACCGGAGACCGTCGCTGGCGGATCGAGCATGCACAGGTCCTCGATCCGAAGGACCTGCCGCGGCTTGCCAAGTCGGGGATCATCGCGTCGATGCAGCCGACCCACCAGACCAGCGACCGCACCATGGCCGAAGCACGGCTGGGGCCGCAGCGCCTGGACGGCGCTTACGCGTGGCAGACCATCGCGCGCACCGGCGCGCGGTTGGCGTTCGGGTCCGACTTCCCGGTCGAAGCCCCCAACCCCTTCCCCGGCCTCGCCGCAGCGATCAGCCGCCAGGATCCTTCGGGTCAGCCCGCCGGCGGATGGCGCCCGCAGGACAAGGTCAGCGTCGAGCAAGCGCTGTCGGGCTTCACCCGCGACGCGGCCTATGCCGGGTTTGCCGAGGACAAGTTCGGTGCGCTCGAACCGGGTCGCTACGCCGATTTCATTTTGGTCGACCGCGACATCACCACGGCAGCGCCGACCAACGTCGCCGCGGCGAAGGTCCTTGAAACGTGGGTCGGGGGCAAGAAGGTCTGGGCTAGCGCCGGCGCGACGCCCGCTCGCTGA
- a CDS encoding threonine ammonia-lyase, with protein sequence MTNHPTLDDIRAAARAIDGAVIRTPIRHSRTLSDIMGAEVWLKFENLQFTAAYKERGALNKLLQLTPEERTRGVVAASAGNHAQAVAYHGRRLGIPVTIVMPTSTPTIKVTQTEGHGANVVLHGERFDDAHAHAKSLEEERGLVFVHPFDDAAVISGAGTIGIEILDDVPDLDMLVVPIGGGGLISGIATAAKALKPGIEVVGVEAELYPSMKNVVEGGHGAIGGDTLAEGIAVKEPGQLTRSIIAKLVDRIDLVPEKDIEHAVALLVGIEKSVVEGAGAAGLAAMLANPDRYKGRKVATVLCGGNIDTHLLANVLVRELVRCGRIARLRIAAQDRPGALAAITAKFHECGVNIIETNHHRIFTRLPAKDTVIEVECEARDAEAVDRLVEALEKAGFVVERAELD encoded by the coding sequence ATGACCAACCATCCGACGCTCGACGACATCCGCGCCGCCGCCCGTGCCATCGACGGCGCCGTGATCCGCACCCCCATCCGCCACAGCCGCACCTTGTCCGACATTATGGGCGCAGAGGTCTGGCTGAAGTTCGAGAATCTGCAGTTCACCGCGGCCTATAAGGAACGCGGCGCGCTCAACAAATTGCTGCAACTGACGCCCGAGGAGAGGACGCGCGGCGTGGTCGCAGCCTCCGCCGGCAACCATGCCCAGGCGGTCGCCTATCACGGGCGTCGGCTCGGCATTCCGGTCACCATCGTGATGCCGACCTCGACCCCGACCATCAAGGTGACGCAGACCGAAGGCCATGGCGCCAACGTCGTCCTTCACGGCGAGCGGTTCGACGACGCGCATGCCCATGCGAAGTCGCTCGAGGAGGAACGCGGCCTCGTCTTCGTCCATCCGTTCGACGATGCAGCGGTCATCTCCGGCGCGGGGACGATCGGGATCGAGATTCTCGACGATGTGCCCGACCTCGACATGCTCGTCGTTCCCATCGGCGGGGGCGGCCTGATCAGCGGGATCGCCACCGCGGCCAAGGCGCTCAAGCCGGGCATTGAGGTCGTCGGGGTCGAGGCCGAACTCTATCCGTCGATGAAGAACGTCGTCGAAGGCGGCCATGGCGCGATTGGAGGCGACACGCTGGCCGAAGGGATCGCCGTCAAGGAGCCGGGGCAGCTGACGCGGTCGATCATCGCCAAGCTGGTCGACCGGATCGACCTGGTGCCCGAAAAGGACATCGAGCATGCCGTCGCGCTGCTGGTGGGGATCGAGAAATCGGTGGTTGAGGGCGCGGGAGCGGCGGGTCTCGCGGCGATGTTGGCCAACCCCGATCGCTATAAGGGACGCAAGGTCGCGACGGTGCTGTGCGGCGGCAATATCGATACGCACTTGCTCGCCAACGTGCTGGTGCGTGAGTTGGTTCGCTGCGGCCGCATCGCGCGGCTGCGCATCGCCGCGCAGGATCGCCCCGGCGCACTCGCCGCGATCACCGCCAAGTTCCACGAGTGCGGCGTCAACATCATCGAGACGAACCACCACCGCATTTTCACCCGCCTCCCGGCCAAGGATACGGTGATCGAAGTCGAGTGCGAGGCACGTGATGCCGAGGCGGTCGACCGCCTCGTGGAAGCGCTCGAAAAGGCCGGGTTCGTCGTCGAGCGCGCAGAGCTCGATTAA
- a CDS encoding universal stress protein, producing the protein MARTYLVVIDDSAEARVALRFAARRAAKTQGSVEVLAVVKPQDFVQWGGVQAAIEEEQRLRIEASVAASVGEIMDAAGLKPEIVVKQGDPVTVVRAYVGTRDDVAALVLGAAPSGSPGPIVADFTGTDAGKLPCPLMIIPGGLTDEQLENLS; encoded by the coding sequence ATGGCACGCACCTATCTGGTGGTGATCGACGACAGCGCGGAGGCCCGCGTCGCCTTGCGCTTCGCCGCGCGCCGCGCCGCCAAGACTCAAGGCTCGGTCGAGGTGCTCGCGGTCGTCAAACCGCAGGACTTCGTTCAATGGGGCGGCGTGCAGGCCGCGATCGAGGAAGAACAGCGCCTTCGCATCGAGGCCAGCGTGGCCGCTTCGGTCGGCGAGATCATGGACGCGGCGGGCCTGAAGCCGGAGATTGTCGTCAAGCAGGGCGACCCCGTGACCGTCGTGCGCGCCTATGTCGGCACGCGCGACGATGTCGCGGCGCTGGTGCTTGGTGCTGCGCCCTCGGGAAGCCCTGGGCCGATCGTCGCCGATTTCACCGGCACCGATGCGGGCAAGCTGCCCTGCCCGCTGATGATCATCCCCGGCGGACTGACCGACGAGCAGCTTGAAAATCTGAGCTAG
- a CDS encoding acyl-CoA thioesterase, protein MRDRIPLIRITAMPSDTNPYGGVFGGWLMSQMGLAAGSLASRTANGKCVVVAATDLCFPGAPSVGDEISVYAEIEKQGRTSLTIRAEVEGRERDGERTFAVASGTFTFVALGADDKPRPVAAG, encoded by the coding sequence ATGCGTGACCGCATTCCACTCATCCGCATCACGGCCATGCCGTCCGACACCAACCCTTATGGCGGGGTGTTCGGGGGGTGGTTGATGAGCCAGATGGGGCTTGCCGCCGGAAGCCTCGCGTCGCGTACCGCCAATGGCAAGTGCGTCGTCGTTGCCGCGACCGATCTTTGCTTCCCCGGCGCACCGAGCGTGGGGGATGAAATTAGCGTTTACGCCGAAATCGAAAAGCAGGGCCGCACCTCGCTGACCATCCGCGCCGAGGTCGAGGGCCGCGAGCGGGACGGCGAGCGCACCTTTGCGGTCGCCAGCGGCACCTTCACCTTCGTCGCGCTGGGCGCCGACGACAAGCCGCGGCCGGTCGCCGCCGGATGA
- the arfB gene encoding alternative ribosome rescue aminoacyl-tRNA hydrolase ArfB: protein MPREIPEDALSEKFLAATGPGGQNVNKVATACQLRCNVFRLGLSPDVYARLKVIAGSKMTSGGELLITARRYRTQEANREDARARLAAIIEDAHIVQAKRRPTRPSRSAKAKRVDEKKGRSEIKRGRGKVSLD, encoded by the coding sequence ATGCCGCGCGAGATTCCTGAGGATGCGCTGAGCGAAAAATTCCTCGCCGCGACCGGGCCGGGCGGTCAGAATGTCAACAAGGTCGCGACCGCCTGTCAGCTTCGCTGCAACGTCTTTCGCCTTGGCCTCAGCCCCGACGTCTATGCGCGGCTGAAGGTCATCGCGGGAAGCAAGATGACCAGCGGCGGCGAATTGCTGATCACCGCGCGCCGCTATCGAACGCAGGAGGCCAATCGCGAAGATGCCCGCGCCCGGCTGGCGGCGATAATCGAGGATGCCCATATCGTGCAGGCGAAGCGCCGCCCGACGCGGCCGAGCCGCTCGGCGAAGGCCAAGCGCGTCGATGAAAAAAAGGGTCGCAGCGAAATCAAGCGCGGCCGCGGGAAAGTGAGCCTGGACTGA
- a CDS encoding GAF domain-containing protein: MYDFKIAAADKPSLYAELAAALESLVAGEPDGIANMANASALIAESLPDLNWSGFYRNVDGELVLGPFQGRAACIRIPFGKGVCGAAAASLEAQRVVDVHAFPGHIACDAASRSELVVPIVRDGELLAVLDLDSPTPARFDAEDEAGCVRLAAIMATAI; the protein is encoded by the coding sequence ATGTACGACTTCAAGATTGCCGCCGCGGACAAACCGTCGCTCTATGCCGAGCTCGCCGCCGCGCTCGAGAGCCTGGTCGCGGGGGAACCCGACGGTATCGCCAACATGGCCAATGCCTCGGCGCTGATTGCCGAAAGCCTTCCCGACCTCAACTGGTCGGGCTTTTATCGCAACGTCGACGGTGAACTGGTGCTTGGGCCTTTCCAGGGGCGCGCAGCGTGCATCCGCATTCCGTTCGGCAAGGGCGTGTGCGGCGCGGCGGCGGCGAGCCTGGAAGCGCAGCGCGTCGTGGATGTCCACGCCTTCCCCGGCCACATTGCCTGCGATGCTGCCAGCCGCAGTGAGCTGGTCGTGCCGATCGTTCGCGATGGAGAACTGCTGGCGGTTCTCGACCTCGACAGCCCGACGCCCGCTCGGTTCGATGCCGAGGATGAGGCGGGCTGCGTCCGGCTCGCCGCGATCATGGCGACCGCGATCTAG
- a CDS encoding arginyltransferase: protein MSAPFRFPKFFVTNPSPCPYLPGKVERKVFTELNGRNAGELNEALGRIGFRRSQSVAYRPSCIDCSACVSVRVKADVFTPNATQRKLIRRHADLEVSACRPWSTEEQYALLRKYLADRHPGGGMAEMDEHDFADMVEQTPVRTYVIEYREPSVDGRPGKLVGACLSDQQGDGLSMIYSFYDVGEGARKGLGTFIILDHIIRAARASLPFVYLGYWVQGSDRMAYKATFKPMERLGRDGWRPMDEVDAPDEAADRQLPARSPRRILVDA, encoded by the coding sequence GTGAGCGCGCCATTTCGCTTCCCGAAATTCTTCGTCACCAACCCGAGCCCGTGCCCGTACCTTCCGGGCAAGGTCGAGCGGAAGGTGTTCACGGAGCTTAACGGTCGCAACGCTGGGGAGTTGAACGAGGCGCTCGGCCGCATCGGCTTCCGCCGTTCGCAATCGGTCGCCTACAGGCCCAGCTGCATCGATTGTTCGGCCTGCGTATCGGTACGGGTCAAGGCCGACGTCTTCACGCCCAATGCCACGCAGCGAAAACTGATCCGTCGTCACGCCGACCTCGAAGTCAGCGCGTGCCGGCCGTGGAGCACCGAGGAGCAGTACGCTCTCCTGCGTAAATATCTCGCCGACCGGCACCCCGGCGGCGGCATGGCAGAAATGGACGAGCATGACTTCGCCGACATGGTCGAGCAGACCCCGGTCCGCACCTATGTCATCGAGTATCGCGAGCCGTCGGTCGACGGGCGCCCGGGCAAGCTCGTCGGCGCCTGCCTCAGCGATCAGCAGGGCGACGGCCTCAGCATGATCTACAGCTTCTACGACGTCGGCGAGGGTGCCCGAAAGGGTCTCGGCACCTTCATCATCCTCGACCACATCATTCGCGCCGCGCGCGCCAGCCTGCCGTTTGTCTACCTTGGCTATTGGGTGCAGGGGTCGGACCGCATGGCGTACAAGGCCACGTTCAAGCCGATGGAACGCCTCGGCCGCGACGGCTGGCGTCCGATGGACGAAGTCGACGCGCCCGATGAGGCCGCCGACCGGCAACTGCCAGCACGAAGCCCGCGCCGGATTCTCGTCGATGCCTGA
- a CDS encoding reverse transcriptase-like protein, with product MEIAVVVGGEAFVVRKLGNGDRLEAEWLALLYGVSVARFLGLDDIILLGDALDVVDQAGGRAPVTLSCKGHAGALEALSEDHLPPIRHVKRTQNLAGIALASAHPR from the coding sequence ATGGAAATTGCGGTCGTTGTCGGCGGTGAGGCTTTCGTCGTGCGCAAACTGGGGAACGGCGATCGGCTCGAGGCCGAGTGGCTTGCGCTTCTCTACGGGGTCAGCGTGGCCCGTTTTCTCGGTCTCGATGACATCATTCTGCTTGGCGACGCCCTTGATGTCGTCGATCAGGCGGGCGGTAGAGCGCCGGTGACCTTATCATGCAAAGGTCATGCGGGCGCATTGGAAGCATTAAGCGAGGACCACCTGCCCCCAATCCGCCACGTCAAACGAACGCAGAACCTCGCGGGAATCGCCCTCGCCTCCGCGCATCCGCGCTGA